The Phoenix dactylifera cultivar Barhee BC4 chromosome 12, palm_55x_up_171113_PBpolish2nd_filt_p, whole genome shotgun sequence genome has a window encoding:
- the LOC103712674 gene encoding stachyose synthase, whose product MAPHQETKVNPVTPTRVVNGIANSFSLSDGKLSVNGVTLLSEVPRNVTFSSFSSICKSSNAPFSIYQRVKSGAHKGGFLGFYRPRSSDRLTNSLGKFGNRNFLSIFRFKTWWSTMWIGKSGSDLQKETQWVLFQVPELNSYVLLLPLLEGRFRSAIEPGVDDHVMICAESGSSQVQADSFRAIAYVHFGDNPFTLMKEAYAAARVHLNTFRLLEEKSLPPFADKFGWCTWDAFYLTVDPLGVWHGMKDFAEGGVLPRFLIIDDGWQSIHLDGDDPHEDAKNLVLGGEQMTARLHRFEECEKFRRYRGESLLGPDTPRFDHKKQKEILLKARELESTKKARSKEIQSGSSDSSSFDSKMVELRRELDQMLAEREDASTSVYESYCAGSSWEPKDVGMKAFIKDLRTKFTGLDDVYVWQALCGAWGGVKPGVAHYDSRVTPVKLSPGLAGTMDDLAVDKIAEGGIGLVHPDQAGDFYDSMHSYLAKIGITGVKVDVIHTLEYVCEEYGGRVELAKTYYEGLTKSLLRNFNGTGIISSMQQCNDFFFLGTWQTAMGRAGDDFWCDDPNGDPMGIYWLQGAHMINCAYNSLWMGQMIQPDWDMFQSDHVCAKFHAASRAICGGPVYVSDSLGCHDFELLKKLVFPDGSIPKCNHFALPTRDCLFKNPLFDDKTVLKIWNLNKFGGVIGAFNCQGAGWDPKERRVRGYPQSYQPVSGSVHLRDVEWDQKKEAGKMGNAEEYTVYLSQAEKLVLMTPNSEAIQFTLQPSSFEIFSFVPIKKLGSDLRFAPIGMMNMFNCGGTITEVEYGESWKEIFARIKVKGVGKLLVYSREKPKCSLLNGVEVGVEWSSDGKLTVDLPWKEERGGVSDLLFAY is encoded by the exons TCCATATGTAAATCCTCTAATGCTCCCTTCTCCATTTACCAGCGAGTCAAGTCCGGAGCCCATAAGGGTGGCTTTCTCGGCTTCTACAGGCCACGGTCCTCCGACCGCCTGACGAATTCATTAGGCAAGTTCGGCAACAGAAATTTTCTCAGCATCTTCAGGTTCAAAACATGGTGGTCTACCATGTGGATCGGCAAGTCCGGCTCAGACCTACAAAAGGAGACCCAATGGGTCCTCTTCCAAGTCCCTGAGCTCAACTCTTatgtcctcctccttcccttgtTGGAAGGGAGATTCAGGTCGGCGATCGAACCTGGCGTCGACGACCATGTCATGATCTGCGCTGAAAGTGGATCCAGCCAAGTGCAGGCTGATTCTTTCAGAGCTATAGCCTATGTTCATTTTGGTGACAACCCTTTCACCTTAATGAAGGAGGCTTATGCTGCTGCAAGGGTCCATTTGAATACATTTAGGCTGTTGGAGGAGAAGTCTCTTCCTCCTTTTGCGGACAAGTTTGGTTGGTGCACTTGGGATGCCTTCTATTTGACTGTCGATCCTCTTGGGGTGTGGCACGGCATGAAGGACTTCGCCGAGGGAGGTGTCCTGCCGAGGTTTCTTATAATCGATGACGGGTGGCAGAGCATCCACCTGGATGGAGATGACCCCCATGAAGACGCAAAGAACCTTGTCCTTGGGGGCGAACAGATGACTGCAAGGCTACATAGATTTGAAGAGTGCGAGAAGTTTAGGAGGTACAGGGGAGAGTCTCTCTTAGGCCCCGACACTCCTCGTTTCGATCACAAGAAGCAGAAGGAGATTCTTTTGAAGGCTCGGGAGCTCGAGAGCACTAAGAAGGCTCGAAGCAAGGAAATCCAATCCGGGTCCAGCGACTCATCAAGCTTCGATTCCAAAATGGTGGAGTTGAGAAGGGAACTGGATCAAATGCTAGCTGAAAGAGAAGATGCTTCGACCAGTGTTTACGAGAGCTATTGTGCTGGTTCTTCATGGGAGCCCAAAGACGTGGGAATGAAAGCATTCATAAAAGATTTGAGGACGAAGTTCACAGGATTGGATGATGTATATGTGTGGCAAGCACTTTGTGGAGCTTGGGGGGGAGTGAAGCCTGGAGTAGCACATTACGATTCGAGGGTGACCCCTGTTAAGCTATCTCCTGGGCTAGCTGGGACGATGGACGACCTTGCAGTTGATAAGATTGCGGAAGGTGGCATTGGCCTCGTTCATCCAGACCAAGCAGGTGATTTCTATGATTCCATGCACTCTTATCTCGCAAAGATCGGCATCACCGGGGTCAAAGTGGATGTCATCCAT ACACTAGAATATGTCTGTGAGGAATATGGAGGCCGTGTTGAGCTTGCAAAGACTTACTACGAGGGGCTAACGAAGTCCCTACTAAGGAACTTCAATGGAACAGGGATCATTTCCAGCATGCAGCAGTgcaatgatttcttcttccttggaacTTGGCAAACAGCGATGGGAAGAGCAG GTGATGACTTCTGGTGTGATGATCCGAATGGAGACCCAATGGGAATCTACTGGCTGCAAGGTGCCCATATGATCAACTGTGCTTACAATAGCCTGTGGATGGGGCAGATGATTCAGCCGGACTGGGACATGTTCCAATCTGATCATGTGTGTGCCAAGTTCCATGCGGCCTCGAGGGCCATCTGCGGAGGGCCGGTCTATGTCAGTGACTCGCTTGGTTGTCATGATTTCGAACTCCTGAAGAAGCTTGTCTTCCCTGATGGATCCATTCCCAAGTGCAATCACTTTGCTCTGCCCACAAGAGATTGTCTGTTTAAGAATCCTCTTTTTGACGACAAAACTGTCCTCAAGATTTGGAACTTAAACAAG TTTGGAGGTGTTATTGGAGCTTTCAATTGCCAAGGAGCAGGATGGGATCCAAAGGAACGGCGAGTCCGAGGCTACCCTCAATCATACCAGCCAGTTTCAGGCAGTGTTCATCTGAGGGATGTCGAATGGGACCAGAAGAAGGAAGCTGGTAAGATGGGCAATGCTGAAGAGTACACAGTCTATCTCAGCCAGGCTGAGAAGTTGGTGCTAATGACCCCAAACTCAGAAGCCATCCAATTCACTCTGCAGCCATCTTCCTTTGAAATTTTCAGCTTTGTGCCGATTAAAAAGCTCGGCTCCGATCTGAGATTTGCACCAATTGGGATGATGAATATGTTCAATTGTGGAGGAACTATAACTGAGGTGGAGTATGGTGAGAGCTGGAAGGAGATCTTTGCGAGGATCAAGGTGAAGGGGGTGGGGAAGCTCTTGGTTTACTCTAGGGAGAAGCCAAAGTGTAGCTTGTTGAATGGGGTTGAGGTGGGAGTGGAGTGGAGTAGTGATGGAAAGCTGACAGTGGATCTTCCTTGGAAAGAAGAACGAGGTGGTGTCTCTGATCTGTTGTTTGCTTATTGA
- the LOC103712664 gene encoding transcription factor bHLH148-like, with product MPISNPVAKEDKGRKRKRGSSSESPPSPPRRRWRSDAEHWIYSSKLLEALRRLRRSSPAAPPRARVVRRTADRALAAVARGRTRWSRAILSVGRPLRVKARRPRAAVAAVRPRKGATPAVPGRMRPTPTAIRRRARFLGRLVPGCRKASFPTLLEETSDYIAALEMQVRAMSALAEMLSGSSLGSAPPS from the coding sequence ATGCCGATCTCGAATCCCGTGGCCAAGGAGGATAAGGGGAGAAAGCGGAAGCGGGGGAGCAGCAGCGAGAGCCCGCCCTCGCCGCCccggcggcggtggcggagcGACGCCGAGCACTGGATCTACTCCTCGAAGCTTCTGGAGGCTCTGAGGCGTCTCCGCCGCTCCTCGCCGGCCGCGCCGCCAAGGGCCCGGGTCGTCCGGAGGACGGCGGACCGGGCGCTGGCCGCCGTGGCGAGGGGGCGGACGCGGTGGAGCCGCGCGATCCTCTCCGTCGGCCGCCCGCTCCGAGTGAAGGCCCGGCGACCGAGggccgccgtcgccgccgtcCGGCCAAGGAAAGGAGCGACGCCGGCTGTTCCGGGGAGGATGAGACCGACGCCGACGGCTATCCGGAGGAGGGCGAGGTTCCTCGGCCGGCTGGTCCCTGGTTGCCGGAAAGCATCGTTTCCGACGCTTCTAGAAGAGACTTCGGATTATATTGCGGCTCTCGAGATGCAAGTGCGAGCCATGAGCGCGCTAGCCGAGATGCTCTCCGGTTCCAGTCTCGGCTCGGCGCCTCCGAGCTGA